A section of the Ciceribacter thiooxidans genome encodes:
- a CDS encoding exopolysaccharide production repressor protein has protein sequence MYGPRVMMSMVAVLIVFGLVTYGLTGSVTTTLVQTAVSAVLLQVGYFLAVLFMVAKAARQRKSDLETPATDDKAKSARVSRLNNPDPSKL, from the coding sequence ATGTATGGACCTCGTGTCATGATGAGCATGGTCGCTGTCCTGATCGTCTTTGGTCTGGTCACCTACGGCCTGACCGGCTCCGTCACCACCACCCTCGTACAGACGGCAGTGAGCGCGGTACTGCTGCAGGTTGGATATTTTCTGGCGGTCCTTTTTATGGTCGCGAAGGCAGCACGGCAGCGCAAATCCGACTTAGAGACGCCCGCCACGGACGACAAGGCGAAGAGTGCGCGCGTGTCGCGCCTCAACAATCCCGACCCTTCCAAGCTCTGA
- a CDS encoding glycosyltransferase family 2 protein: MPQIQAICVVIAARNASATIGRAVASALAEPETAEVVVIDDGSTDTTSAAAKAVDDDSGRLRILRFEKNRGPAAARNAAIACSSSPFIAILDADDFFVPGRFGRLLADNEWDFVADNIAFIEESRVTGAPPAIPEFHPQPRLIDLESFVEGNISRRGVRRGEIGFLKPVMRRAFLESNELRYREDLRLGEDYELYVRALAKGARYRLIHACGYCAVVRSDSLSGRHRTEDLRRLYEADRAILADSSLSEATVAVLRRHERHIRAKYELRHFLDLKNGSGPLAAIRYALARPAALAAIGSGILADKTERFRRPVRTGATAHLDSPGLRYLLSAVPVSAQR; the protein is encoded by the coding sequence ATGCCTCAGATACAGGCCATCTGCGTCGTCATCGCGGCCAGGAATGCATCGGCAACGATAGGAAGAGCGGTCGCATCCGCCCTGGCGGAACCCGAGACCGCCGAGGTCGTCGTCATCGACGACGGCTCCACCGACACCACATCGGCGGCCGCCAAGGCTGTGGACGACGACAGCGGCCGGCTTCGCATCCTGCGCTTCGAGAAGAACCGCGGCCCCGCCGCCGCACGCAATGCGGCGATCGCCTGCTCGTCCTCCCCGTTCATCGCCATTCTCGACGCTGACGACTTTTTCGTTCCGGGGAGATTCGGCAGGCTCCTCGCCGACAATGAATGGGATTTCGTTGCCGACAACATCGCGTTCATCGAGGAGTCGCGCGTCACGGGCGCACCTCCGGCGATACCGGAATTTCATCCGCAACCGCGCCTCATCGATCTAGAGAGTTTCGTCGAAGGCAATATTTCGCGACGTGGGGTACGCCGCGGGGAAATCGGCTTTCTGAAACCGGTGATGCGCCGCGCCTTCCTCGAGTCCAACGAGCTGAGGTACCGCGAGGACTTGCGCCTGGGCGAGGATTACGAGCTCTATGTCCGCGCGCTCGCAAAGGGAGCTCGCTATCGTCTGATTCACGCTTGCGGTTACTGTGCCGTGGTGCGGAGCGACTCGCTGAGCGGACGCCACCGCACCGAGGATCTCCGCCGTCTCTACGAAGCCGACCGCGCCATCCTTGCCGACAGCTCCCTCTCCGAGGCAACCGTTGCGGTGCTTCGTCGGCATGAGCGGCACATCCGGGCAAAATATGAGCTTCGCCATTTCCTCGACCTCAAGAACGGTAGCGGCCCGCTCGCTGCAATCCGCTACGCGCTTGCCCGCCCGGCAGCCCTTGCCGCCATTGGAAGCGGCATTCTCGCGGACAAGACGGAACGCTTCCGGCGGCCGGTCCGCACTGGCGCGACGGCACATCTCGACTCGCCGGGCCTGCGCTACCTGCTCTCCGCCGTTCCCGTTTCCGCTCAGAGATAG
- a CDS encoding polysaccharide pyruvyl transferase family protein — MQPFYWQSQHGNFGDDLNLWLWDNLLPGFRDVHPDVLLVGVGTVLDRALLPSGMRKLVIGSGFGYGTLPDMSDKDEWDIRCVRGPLTAEAAGLPPEKGIVDPAVMVADMPEFSDTEKKYRKSFVPHWESAVAGLWPAICETVGLNYIDPRGEAKDVIRTIAESEMVVAESMHGAILADAFRIPWVAVTTSRSINSFKWRDWASTLGVSYHPRQVPVSSRAEAIAKGARFWGVDFRENVPAGSEVRRSDLGDVAVLDREPRQTSLRMAAKHALAAPSTLALWQASRATPQMSSDALLSERKERFAAELERVRRDYL; from the coding sequence ATGCAGCCCTTTTACTGGCAATCACAGCACGGCAATTTCGGTGACGACCTCAATCTGTGGCTTTGGGATAACCTGCTGCCGGGCTTTCGGGATGTTCACCCTGATGTCCTGCTCGTCGGCGTCGGTACCGTTCTCGATCGTGCGCTTCTTCCATCAGGCATGCGCAAGCTCGTGATCGGCAGCGGCTTCGGCTACGGAACCTTGCCGGACATGTCCGACAAGGACGAGTGGGACATCCGCTGTGTGCGGGGACCGCTCACCGCCGAAGCTGCGGGTCTGCCTCCCGAAAAAGGCATCGTCGATCCCGCGGTCATGGTCGCCGACATGCCGGAGTTTAGCGACACCGAAAAGAAATATCGTAAGAGCTTCGTGCCCCATTGGGAGTCGGCCGTCGCCGGCCTGTGGCCGGCGATCTGCGAGACGGTGGGGCTCAACTACATCGATCCGCGGGGGGAGGCGAAGGACGTGATCCGCACGATTGCGGAATCCGAGATGGTGGTCGCAGAATCCATGCACGGGGCGATCCTTGCCGATGCATTTCGGATTCCCTGGGTGGCGGTCACGACGTCCCGCAGCATCAACAGTTTCAAGTGGCGGGACTGGGCTTCCACGCTCGGCGTTTCCTACCACCCGCGCCAGGTGCCCGTCTCCAGTCGCGCCGAGGCGATCGCCAAGGGCGCCAGGTTCTGGGGGGTCGATTTCAGGGAGAATGTTCCGGCCGGAAGTGAAGTCCGCCGCTCCGATCTCGGTGATGTCGCCGTTCTCGATCGCGAACCCCGCCAGACCTCGCTGCGCATGGCGGCCAAGCATGCGCTCGCCGCTCCCTCCACTCTTGCCCTCTGGCAGGCGAGCCGGGCGACGCCACAAATGAGCAGCGACGCACTCCTGAGCGAACGCAAGGAACGGTTCGCGGCCGAACTCGAGCGGGTGCGCCGGGACTATCTCTGA
- a CDS encoding glycosyltransferase family 2 protein, with the protein MAKFSVIIPYYQKEPGILRRALGSVLAQTYRDFHVIVVDDQSPYPVDDELAPLPAEARDRIMVIRQPNAGPGGARNTGLEHVPGDTDFVAFLDSDDLWTPDHLQNAFVAMTQFGADCYFASITGSDAFYYHFGMAELERSERAVRLSDDPLMIELPELSRVMLKNWSFLHLSCMVLGRPLFETSRFEAELRLAAEDVLFFCDCVLAARRTVLCDAAGAVRGEGVNIFHSIDNDSPQFLKQQFNTWVALDTLEGRFQGRPDEVASIRGYKQTARRQALWSQARLVKRRKVPQVSLLARWFWRDPAILQSVMHLAVGKLVRQSSAN; encoded by the coding sequence ATGGCGAAGTTTTCAGTTATCATTCCGTACTACCAGAAGGAGCCGGGCATTCTCAGGCGTGCGCTCGGTTCTGTTCTTGCCCAGACCTACCGCGATTTCCATGTCATCGTTGTCGATGACCAGTCGCCCTATCCGGTCGATGACGAGCTTGCTCCGCTTCCCGCCGAAGCGCGCGACCGGATCATGGTCATTCGTCAACCGAATGCCGGACCGGGTGGGGCGCGTAACACCGGCCTCGAACATGTGCCGGGAGACACCGACTTTGTCGCCTTTCTTGATTCCGACGATTTGTGGACGCCCGATCACCTGCAAAACGCCTTTGTAGCGATGACGCAGTTCGGTGCGGACTGCTATTTCGCCTCGATTACCGGCAGCGACGCCTTCTATTATCACTTCGGCATGGCAGAGCTCGAGCGGAGCGAACGGGCGGTGCGCCTTTCGGACGATCCTCTGATGATCGAGCTTCCGGAACTGTCGCGTGTCATGCTGAAGAACTGGAGCTTCCTGCACTTGTCCTGCATGGTTCTGGGGCGGCCGCTCTTCGAGACGTCGCGCTTCGAGGCCGAGCTACGTCTCGCCGCGGAAGACGTCCTCTTCTTCTGCGATTGCGTGCTTGCCGCCCGCCGGACGGTCCTCTGCGATGCCGCCGGTGCGGTCCGTGGTGAGGGCGTCAACATCTTCCATAGCATTGATAACGACTCGCCGCAGTTCCTCAAGCAACAGTTCAACACCTGGGTGGCGCTCGACACGCTCGAAGGCCGCTTCCAGGGACGCCCGGACGAAGTCGCCTCCATCCGCGGCTATAAGCAGACGGCGCGAAGGCAGGCCCTCTGGAGTCAGGCCCGCCTCGTCAAGCGACGCAAAGTCCCGCAGGTCAGCCTGCTCGCACGGTGGTTCTGGCGCGATCCCGCCATCCTGCAGAGCGTCATGCATCTGGCGGTCGGGAAACTCGTGCGCCAGTCATCCGCCAACTGA
- a CDS encoding lipopolysaccharide biosynthesis protein, producing MPPAVNAKSVTRNVGWSVLSKTGTFGLKFVTVPILARILTPDEFGAVAVALAAVQFLAMIGGAGFASALILQEDEDAVTVHSVFWTNLAISALLAFVIYIYAEPIAGMLGATEAAYLLRTMCLLIPLQLGGDVAYALLARRMQFSKDALWSMISESLGAAIALVLALAGVGVWALVAQLFSSALIRIWGLYAVSRYRPGFAFSIRRVLALTRFSLGMMGSEVANFVTFQSPMVVISRHLGLADAGAYSAANRFSSIPNQVVLSAVMGVLFPAFSSMMHDRERRSQALMLSTQVTTVLLAPMMFGLWAVAEPAMRVLFGEQWAYAWPVLGLLAISKGILTPCSTFIPYLKGIGRGGVLFWWALLRAAVTTAAVAAGALRGSLVEAMIALCIVNAIVLAGYSWIVFRADDKPFRRGFLQASRPMFTSIVMAVAVRALLDSYGYLIPNPALQMVAGILAGGMIYAVLILLTERPLLRTLMALTRKSTPPATAVAAIAE from the coding sequence ATGCCCCCAGCAGTGAACGCCAAATCGGTGACCCGTAACGTCGGCTGGAGCGTCCTATCCAAGACAGGGACATTCGGGCTTAAGTTTGTCACCGTGCCGATTTTGGCCCGCATCCTGACGCCGGACGAGTTCGGCGCCGTCGCCGTGGCGCTCGCCGCTGTTCAGTTCCTCGCGATGATCGGCGGGGCCGGCTTCGCCTCCGCGCTGATACTCCAGGAAGACGAGGATGCGGTGACGGTACACTCCGTCTTCTGGACGAATCTCGCGATTTCGGCGCTGCTGGCATTCGTCATCTACATTTACGCGGAACCCATTGCCGGCATGCTGGGAGCCACGGAGGCCGCCTACCTCCTGCGCACGATGTGTCTGCTGATTCCGCTGCAACTCGGCGGCGACGTCGCCTATGCCCTGCTTGCCCGGCGCATGCAGTTCTCCAAGGATGCACTGTGGAGCATGATCTCGGAGTCGCTCGGTGCGGCCATCGCGCTGGTACTTGCGCTCGCAGGCGTCGGCGTGTGGGCGCTCGTCGCACAACTCTTCTCCTCCGCCCTCATCCGTATCTGGGGTCTCTACGCCGTCTCGCGCTACCGCCCGGGATTCGCCTTCAGCATTCGCCGCGTGTTGGCACTCACCCGTTTCAGTCTCGGGATGATGGGCTCCGAGGTCGCCAATTTCGTTACGTTCCAGTCGCCGATGGTGGTGATCTCCCGACACCTCGGCTTGGCGGATGCGGGTGCATATTCCGCTGCCAACCGTTTCTCGAGCATTCCGAATCAGGTGGTGTTGTCCGCGGTCATGGGCGTTTTGTTCCCGGCATTCAGCTCGATGATGCATGATCGCGAACGGCGATCACAGGCGCTGATGCTGAGCACACAGGTGACGACCGTGCTGCTCGCTCCGATGATGTTCGGTCTCTGGGCGGTCGCAGAGCCTGCCATGCGCGTGCTGTTCGGTGAGCAGTGGGCCTATGCCTGGCCCGTGCTCGGCCTGCTTGCCATATCCAAGGGCATTCTTACGCCCTGCAGCACCTTCATTCCCTATCTGAAGGGCATCGGCCGTGGCGGCGTGCTCTTCTGGTGGGCTCTCCTGCGTGCGGCCGTCACCACCGCTGCCGTCGCGGCCGGTGCTCTGCGGGGATCGCTGGTTGAAGCCATGATCGCGCTCTGCATCGTCAACGCAATCGTCCTTGCCGGCTACTCGTGGATCGTCTTCAGGGCCGACGACAAGCCGTTCCGGCGCGGCTTCCTCCAGGCGAGCCGACCCATGTTCACCTCGATCGTCATGGCGGTCGCAGTGCGGGCGCTTCTCGACAGCTATGGATACCTCATCCCCAATCCCGCGCTGCAGATGGTGGCCGGTATCCTTGCAGGTGGCATGATTTACGCCGTTCTCATCCTGCTCACCGAACGGCCGCTGCTGCGGACGCTCATGGCGCTTACCCGCAAATCCACTCCCCCTGCAACGGCAGTGGCGGCAATCGCGGAATAG
- a CDS encoding acyltransferase family protein produces MRLLLIAGIVFVHIPYDPQRSPYLGNYGTVDWLRVYLGDSLFRIGVPCLSAISGYLLFRRGLTQFDYRRVLGSKAVTVLLPFMIWNSAFLVLVYAAQRNGVAVGYLPDVAGAPSHDLASLAFAVQDWPINLPLYFLRDLLLCIALSPLLGQLVMRFPHVTLALFLAYAVLPLPNLIFLKKSILFGFSLGIYASLHQVDVKRLDEHAMPITIVVGLASLLLAAGLYATGPEYPVWLEMLRSLTAIAGILGAWSLSSLLVGTRFGNRLASGGGLSFWIFCGHYPLLILLWMAWNRTGSASYPLFYLTAPVLTLVFLITTHGLAKRTTPGLHAVLTGNRTGNSRGRRYPQTEAVASRSEYSS; encoded by the coding sequence ATGCGTCTTCTGCTGATTGCAGGGATCGTCTTTGTCCACATACCCTACGATCCGCAAAGAAGTCCCTATCTCGGGAACTATGGCACCGTGGACTGGCTGCGAGTCTATCTCGGAGACAGCCTCTTCCGCATCGGTGTTCCGTGCCTCAGCGCGATCTCCGGCTACCTGCTTTTCCGCCGCGGACTTACCCAGTTCGACTACCGCAGGGTCCTCGGCAGCAAGGCGGTGACGGTCCTGCTTCCTTTCATGATCTGGAACAGTGCCTTCCTGGTCCTCGTCTACGCGGCACAGAGGAACGGCGTTGCCGTCGGCTACCTCCCGGACGTCGCGGGAGCTCCCTCGCACGACCTGGCAAGCCTCGCCTTTGCCGTGCAGGACTGGCCGATCAACCTGCCGCTCTATTTCCTGCGTGACCTTCTGCTGTGCATTGCGCTCTCTCCACTTCTCGGACAGCTCGTCATGCGCTTTCCGCATGTCACCCTGGCCTTGTTCCTGGCCTATGCCGTGCTGCCGCTCCCGAACCTGATATTCCTGAAGAAATCGATCCTGTTCGGTTTCAGCCTCGGCATCTACGCCTCTCTTCACCAGGTCGACGTCAAGCGTCTCGACGAACATGCCATGCCCATTACGATTGTCGTCGGCTTGGCGTCGCTGCTGTTGGCGGCAGGACTCTACGCAACCGGGCCTGAATATCCGGTGTGGCTGGAAATGCTGCGCAGCCTCACGGCAATTGCCGGCATTCTCGGGGCCTGGTCGCTGTCGAGCCTTCTCGTCGGTACCCGTTTCGGCAACCGGCTCGCCTCCGGCGGCGGTCTCAGCTTCTGGATCTTCTGCGGCCACTATCCGCTCCTGATCCTGCTGTGGATGGCCTGGAACCGAACGGGCTCGGCTTCCTATCCGCTCTTCTATCTCACGGCGCCGGTGCTGACCCTGGTGTTCCTGATAACAACGCATGGTCTCGCGAAACGTACGACTCCCGGACTTCACGCCGTCCTCACCGGCAATCGGACAGGGAACAGCCGCGGGCGACGCTATCCGCAGACCGAGGCCGTCGCCTCCCGCTCCGAATACTCGTCGTAA
- a CDS encoding glycoside hydrolase family 16 protein produces the protein MTSLLKTECHRLAIISLLAVAPTAAAAQEGVTGTSFVETFDKLDTSFWFVSDGWNNGPHQNCTWSKSQVSVAGGLLTLTFDQQKTGDRDYVCGEIQTRKRYGYGTYEIRMKAATGSGLNSAFFSYIGPADKKPHDEIDFEVLGRDTSKVQVNQYVSRKGGNEALVDVPGGADTGFNDYAFVWEKDRLRFFVNGEMAHEVTDPTKLPVNAQKIFISLWGTDTLKDWMGNFAFSSPTRMQIEQVAFTAAGDKCQFEGSLVCKLK, from the coding sequence ATGACATCTCTCCTCAAGACAGAATGCCACCGCCTTGCAATCATCAGCCTGCTGGCGGTGGCGCCGACCGCCGCCGCTGCTCAGGAAGGTGTAACCGGGACGTCTTTCGTTGAAACCTTTGACAAGCTCGACACCTCGTTCTGGTTTGTGTCGGACGGCTGGAACAACGGTCCGCATCAGAACTGCACCTGGTCGAAATCGCAGGTGTCCGTGGCGGGCGGCCTCCTGACACTGACCTTCGACCAGCAGAAGACAGGTGACCGCGACTATGTGTGCGGCGAGATCCAGACTCGCAAGCGGTACGGCTACGGCACGTACGAAATCCGGATGAAGGCCGCGACCGGCTCCGGCCTGAACTCCGCCTTCTTCAGCTATATCGGTCCGGCCGACAAGAAGCCGCACGACGAAATCGACTTCGAAGTGCTCGGCAGGGACACGTCGAAGGTCCAGGTCAACCAGTACGTCTCGCGCAAGGGCGGCAACGAAGCTCTCGTCGACGTGCCCGGCGGCGCCGACACAGGCTTCAACGACTATGCCTTCGTCTGGGAGAAGGACCGGTTGCGCTTCTTCGTCAACGGCGAAATGGCCCACGAGGTCACCGATCCGACAAAGCTGCCGGTCAACGCGCAAAAGATTTTCATCAGCCTTTGGGGCACGGACACGCTCAAGGACTGGATGGGCAACTTCGCCTTCTCCAGCCCGACGCGGATGCAGATCGAACAGGTCGCGTTCACGGCCGCAGGCGACAAGTGCCAGTTCGAGGGCTCTCTCGTCTGCAAGCTGAAGTGA
- a CDS encoding glycosyl transferase family 1, whose translation MTLHVLYLVHDLADPAVRRRVLMLSAGGARITLAGFRRGDNALAAVEGLRPIELGVTADGRFAQRLGAVGKACLNISSRLRGVARPDVIIARNLEMLAVANRAVTAFGGRVPIVYESLDIHRLLLRGDFVGRMLRGAEARLGQKAKLLITSSPAFVENYFRPLSGLDLPVLLLQNQVLALGNEADALPPARKRRKGDPWRIGWFGALRCSRSLAMLSALSRAMGGRVEIVLRGRPARSELRGFDGVIAAEPFMTFGGSYRNPEDLQAIYADVDFVWTIDFFEEGQNSSWLLPNRLYEGCRHGAVPIAVAGTETARFLDDRKIGFVLPDADGSGLQALFEGMNEESYRHACYAVAKQHPSLWTIKQSDCEALVRRLATLSTNTEGAAAVAVAHSHTYRDQGGLS comes from the coding sequence ATGACGCTTCACGTGCTTTACCTCGTCCACGATCTCGCCGATCCCGCCGTTCGTCGCCGGGTGCTGATGCTGTCGGCCGGAGGCGCGCGGATAACGCTTGCCGGCTTCCGCCGCGGCGACAACGCACTGGCTGCGGTGGAGGGTCTGCGTCCGATCGAACTCGGCGTCACTGCCGACGGCCGTTTCGCACAACGTCTGGGCGCAGTCGGCAAGGCCTGTCTCAACATCAGCAGCAGGCTCCGCGGCGTCGCCAGGCCGGACGTCATCATCGCACGCAATCTCGAAATGCTCGCAGTCGCCAACCGGGCGGTCACGGCCTTCGGTGGCCGCGTTCCGATCGTGTACGAGAGCCTCGACATCCATCGTCTCCTGCTCCGCGGCGACTTCGTCGGTCGGATGTTGCGCGGTGCGGAAGCGCGTCTCGGGCAAAAAGCAAAGCTTCTGATCACCAGCTCCCCTGCGTTCGTCGAAAACTACTTCCGCCCGCTTTCCGGGCTCGATCTCCCTGTTCTCCTCTTGCAAAACCAGGTTCTGGCGCTCGGGAACGAAGCAGACGCACTGCCGCCGGCGCGTAAACGCAGGAAGGGCGATCCGTGGCGAATCGGCTGGTTCGGAGCGCTACGGTGCAGCCGTTCGCTGGCGATGCTCTCTGCATTGTCGCGCGCCATGGGCGGCCGGGTCGAGATCGTCCTGCGTGGTCGGCCTGCCCGATCGGAATTGAGAGGCTTCGACGGCGTCATCGCGGCGGAGCCGTTCATGACCTTCGGAGGTTCTTACCGCAACCCGGAAGATCTCCAGGCGATCTATGCCGACGTGGATTTCGTCTGGACGATCGATTTCTTCGAGGAGGGCCAGAACTCGAGCTGGCTGCTGCCGAACCGCCTCTACGAAGGTTGTCGCCACGGCGCTGTCCCGATCGCGGTGGCCGGCACGGAAACAGCTCGTTTCCTCGATGACCGGAAAATCGGGTTCGTGCTTCCCGATGCCGACGGGTCCGGCCTGCAGGCGTTGTTCGAAGGCATGAACGAAGAGAGCTATCGGCATGCCTGCTATGCCGTCGCGAAGCAGCATCCTTCTCTATGGACCATCAAGCAATCGGACTGCGAGGCCCTTGTCCGGCGGCTCGCAACGCTTTCGACGAATACAGAAGGCGCTGCAGCCGTGGCAGTGGCCCACTCCCATACCTATCGCGATCAAGGAGGACTATCATGA
- a CDS encoding glycosyltransferase family 2 protein, giving the protein MTAEQLKSVRCLIVIPCLNEAGHIETVIGNLHKALADLDARIIVADGGSTDGTRDIVQRIERGNPKVTLLANPKRIQSAGVNVAVATYGLDCDYLIRIDAHGGYPEDYCQTLVADALATGADSVVVGMRTVGFGLFQKAAALAQNSRLGNGGSRHRIGAASHWTDHGHHALMKIAVFRKMGGYDEAFNHNEDAELDYRLNQAGYCIWMTDKTSMVYYPRTNPVSLYQQYFGYGRGRARNFLKHRSWPSIRQMIPLSVVPVTIGAALAVFNAAAVVPFALWAAACLGYGAWLAIGERNPHGPLAAVSAMVMHFAWSAGFWREVIATGNRVPTRATGGEMSR; this is encoded by the coding sequence ATGACGGCTGAACAGCTGAAGTCGGTGCGGTGCCTCATTGTCATACCCTGCCTAAACGAGGCCGGACACATCGAAACGGTCATCGGCAACCTGCACAAGGCGCTCGCAGACCTCGACGCCCGGATCATCGTTGCCGACGGCGGCAGCACAGACGGAACCCGCGACATCGTACAACGGATCGAACGCGGGAATCCCAAGGTCACGCTGCTCGCCAATCCGAAGAGGATCCAGAGCGCTGGAGTCAATGTCGCGGTCGCGACCTACGGCCTTGATTGCGACTATCTGATCCGCATCGACGCCCATGGCGGCTATCCGGAAGACTACTGCCAGACGCTGGTGGCCGATGCACTCGCCACGGGCGCGGATTCCGTCGTCGTCGGCATGCGGACCGTTGGGTTCGGGCTGTTCCAGAAGGCGGCGGCGCTTGCCCAGAACTCGCGTCTCGGCAACGGCGGTTCGCGTCACCGCATCGGTGCCGCCAGCCATTGGACCGATCACGGCCACCACGCGCTGATGAAAATCGCAGTTTTTCGGAAGATGGGCGGCTACGACGAGGCGTTCAACCACAATGAGGATGCCGAGCTCGACTACCGGCTGAACCAGGCGGGATACTGTATCTGGATGACCGACAAGACCAGCATGGTCTACTATCCGCGAACCAATCCCGTCTCTCTCTACCAGCAGTATTTCGGCTATGGCCGTGGCCGTGCTCGCAACTTCCTGAAGCATCGCTCGTGGCCGAGCATCCGCCAGATGATTCCGCTGTCGGTCGTTCCCGTGACCATCGGTGCAGCACTCGCCGTCTTCAACGCCGCCGCGGTCGTCCCGTTCGCGCTTTGGGCGGCAGCCTGCCTCGGCTACGGCGCCTGGCTGGCGATCGGAGAGCGCAACCCGCACGGACCGCTCGCCGCCGTTTCCGCGATGGTCATGCATTTCGCGTGGTCCGCCGGTTTCTGGCGCGAGGTGATCGCGACCGGCAATCGCGTGCCGACCCGGGCGACGGGTGGGGAGATGTCGCGATGA
- a CDS encoding glycosyltransferase family 2 protein, translated as MIEPTCDVTVVIAAFNAESTIERAIVSALMQDDVSVEVIVVDDCSRDTTRETVLAIDDPRVRLIAHERNKGPGGARNTAFDAASGRWLAVLDADDTIYSDRLSRLVHQAEETGADVIVDNLDIVSPQGVRRTMFAEADLSRRPWMTLEAFISSNVLFRSTYNYGYMKPVFSRSFLDGHGLRFDESLRIGEDYILLASALAAGGRCTVCPRVGYAYHLTDGSISSVLKRHHVEAMLAADAAFVQSFPLDTAALRAQRRRRRSLEQARSFLVLVDHFKQRAVAPALVTALRDPLALRHLRMPIAARLRRLIGPQASTMRKDPTRATGPHTSKG; from the coding sequence ATGATTGAGCCGACGTGTGACGTCACCGTCGTGATTGCCGCCTTTAACGCCGAGTCGACGATCGAGCGCGCGATAGTGAGTGCGCTGATGCAGGATGATGTCAGCGTCGAGGTCATCGTCGTCGACGACTGCTCGCGCGACACGACCCGTGAAACCGTCCTGGCGATCGACGATCCCCGTGTGCGGCTGATCGCGCACGAGCGCAACAAGGGACCGGGCGGCGCGCGCAATACGGCGTTCGACGCCGCGTCGGGCCGGTGGCTCGCCGTTCTCGACGCCGACGACACGATCTACAGCGACCGCCTTTCCCGTCTTGTCCACCAAGCGGAGGAGACGGGCGCCGACGTGATCGTCGACAATCTCGACATCGTCTCGCCGCAAGGCGTGCGCCGTACCATGTTCGCCGAGGCCGACCTCTCCCGCCGTCCGTGGATGACGCTCGAGGCCTTCATCTCGTCAAATGTGCTCTTCCGGTCGACCTACAACTACGGCTACATGAAACCCGTCTTCAGCCGCAGCTTTCTCGACGGACACGGGCTGCGCTTCGATGAGAGCCTCAGGATCGGGGAAGACTACATCCTGCTCGCATCGGCCCTCGCCGCCGGCGGCCGGTGCACTGTCTGCCCTCGTGTCGGCTATGCCTATCATCTCACGGACGGTTCGATATCGAGCGTTCTCAAGCGCCATCACGTCGAAGCCATGCTGGCAGCCGACGCAGCCTTCGTTCAGTCCTTTCCACTCGACACGGCCGCCCTCAGGGCGCAGCGCCGGCGCAGACGCAGTCTGGAGCAGGCCCGCTCTTTCCTCGTCTTGGTCGACCACTTCAAACAAAGAGCCGTCGCACCGGCCCTGGTCACCGCGCTTCGCGACCCGCTGGCGCTCAGGCACCTGAGAATGCCGATTGCCGCGCGGCTGCGGCGACTGATCGGCCCGCAGGCTTCGACGATGCGAAAAGATCCAACCCGGGCAACAGGCCCACACACTAGCAAAGGATAG